In a genomic window of Ranitomeya imitator isolate aRanImi1 chromosome 5, aRanImi1.pri, whole genome shotgun sequence:
- the AMER3 gene encoding APC membrane recruitment protein 3 — protein sequence MELIRGKTFIKSYAQHPTVKIPTETYKGKKNVELGKKCNDCEIRGKTFIKTFTQNPQEKVPTVTYKVMKNVKPEKNLSECNSKRNSAQTQRMSKGIYTKETENVRCPRFIRKSKTHDCVIREDKPEKITSQIVQDQIPNSLSSPGLVEDQDGKRNDIDANTQAAYKQNMIDYRNFVPQMPFVPSVAKSLPRKRISFTKSKNSLKNIFNLKKNKQQDVISEDESQPMVFKMKESKAGERQYQLSIGEMPADEFLLHNCPDYDMYIDAVDSFKALCEDVASLKSFDSLTGCGEIFADESASFIDMDNSRVTFISKPSSLAASFQGGVEKLASPAKSESIDFSRLCGHLKASAKSLCSNVLSEIERLPVCQDINKVEGNGNLSSDQVSNLSFNDLMSLNENIHDAESPKSTSDEGYYDSYSPAVEESNNDVGNARPIPRDSYSGDALYELFSDSCEKKLWTFQDCVSAPDNNQDNPTSVYSFCVGSEENMASQPALDLDGDDNPENAWKGRDCLLKLCDTELSLTIGMVNWLKNTGRITENELDVENIPCNLEKPAETMYEKVYKAEEATGDDQEKTISHWEYVETEQTDRANSSTGNFDIVSYTCAETPKSTIVSEESKLENNSTLVTRLVLYEPSPKQNILNKINEYREQLELSSSDTNTLAPVVLRPNQNITNVPPLVNHLNSLQLLDFQCPTYSILENNRWLADMLEKSTDVPPLHILFGNEYVLYSMSKITRPYENMKKSVEKLQTITDNQVNKKNMITASNEPLQANSLFKKEINDDSISNQQYLVRTSRLPPKKIPSSKDACKPGFLPLFKSTCSSVISRCSSVLYKLHSSEDAIIFFNTRKYNPLPNSNDALTQDPTALLVDYCKYPEDDFLSITATTFTKESGLLITKNKKWSI from the coding sequence ATGGAACTGATTCGTGGTAAGACTTTTATAAAAAGTTATGCTCAACACCCAACAGTAAAGATACCAACTGAAACATACAAAGGAAAAAAGAATGTAGAACTTGGAAAAAAATGTAATGATTGTGAAATTCGAGGCAAGACCTTTATAAAAACTTTTACCCAAAACCCTCAAGAAAAGGTACCAACAGTCACATATAAAGTAATGAAGAATGTAAAGCCTGAGAAGAACCTTAGTGAATGTAATAGCAAAAGAAATTCTGCACAGACACAAAGAATGTCTAAAGGTATTTACACAAAAGAAACTGAAAATGTCCGATGTCCAAGGTTTATAAGAAAAAGTAAAACACATGACTGTGTTATAAGAGAGGATAAACCAGAGAAAATTACCAGTCAAATAGTACAAGACCAGATACCAAACAGTCTCAGTTCCCCAGGCCTTGTGGAAGATCAAGATGGAAAAAGAAATGACATAGACGCCAACACACAAGCAGCATATAAACAAAATATGATAGATTATAGAAATTTTGTGCCTCAGATGCCTTTTGTACCATCTGTTGCGAAATCGCTGCCAAGAAAAAGAATTTCTTTTACAAAGTCCAAAAACAGTTTAAAAAATATATTCAATTTAAAGAAGAATAAGCAACAAGATGTCATATCAGAGGATGAGAGCCAGCCAATGGTGTTTAAGATGAAGGAAAGTAAAGCAGGTGAAAGACAATATCAACTAAGTATTGGCGAGATGCCTGCTGATGAGTTCCTTCTTCACAACTGCCCGGATTACGACATGTACATTGATGCTGTTGACTCATTTAAAGCGTTGTGTGAGGATGTTGCGTCGTTAAAAAGTTTTGACTCTCTCACTGGCTGCGGGGAAATCTTTGCAGATGAAAGTGCCTCTTTTATTGATATGGATAACAGCCGAGTCACCTTTATATCTAAGCCAAGTTCGCTAGCTGCTAGTTTTCAAGGAGGAGTTGAGAAACTTGCCTCCCCAGCCAAATCTGAGTCTATTGACTTCTCCAGACTATGTGGTCACCTGAAAGCATCTGCAAAAAGTCTATGTTCAAATGTCCTATCTGAAATCGAAAGGTTACCAGTTTGTCAGGATATCAATAAGGTAGAAGGTAACGGCAACTTGTCAAGCGATCAAGTTTCCAATCTGTCTTTCAATGATTTAATGTCTTTGAATGAAAATATTCATGATGCTGAATCTCCCAAGTCCACAAGTGATGAGGGGTATTATGACTCATATTCTCCGGCAGTGGAAGAAAGTAATAATGACGTTGGCAATGCTCGACCAATTCCAAGGGATAGTTACAGTGGAGATGCCCTTTATGAGTTATTTTCTGATTCATGTGAAAAGAAGCTTTGGACTTTCCAGGACTGTGTGTCTGCCCCCGATAACAATCAAGACAATCCTACATCTGTATATAGCTTTTGTGTAGGGTCTGAGGAAAATATGGCGTCTCAACCGGCACTAGACCTCGATGGAGATGACAATCCTGAGAATGCATGGAAAGGTAGAGATTGTTTATTAAAACTATGTGACACAGAGTTGTCTTTAACTATTGGAATGGTTAACTGGTTAAAAAACACAGGAAGGATTACAGAGAATGAGCTTGATGTTGAAAATATCCCTTGTAACTTAGAGAAGCCGGCAGAAACGATGTATGAGAAAGTCTATAAAGCTGAAGAAGCCACTGGAGACGACCAGGAAAAGACAATATCACATTGGGAATATGTCGAAACAGAACAAACAGATCGTGCCAATAGCAGCACAGGAAATTTCGATATTGTGTCCTACACATGTGCTGAAACACCAAAATCTACAATAGTTTCAGAAGAGAGCAAACTTGAAAATAACTCTACATTGGTAACACGTTTAGTCTTATATGAACCATCACCAAAGCAAAATATCTTAAATAAAATTAATGAATATAGGGAGCAATTAGAGTTATCCAGTTCAGATACTAATACATTAGCTCCAGTGGTTTTGAGGCCAAATCAAAATATAACAAATGTCCCTCCTCTTGTTAACCATCTAAATTCTTTACAGCTCTTGGATTTTCAATGTCCTACATATTCTATACTTGAAAATAATAGATGGCTAGCTGACATGCTAGAGAAAAGCACTGATGTCCCACCATTGCATATACTGTTTGGCAATGAATATGTATTATATAGCATGAGTAAAATAACGCGACCATATGAAAATATGAAGAAATCTGTAGAAAAATTACAAACCATAACGGATAATCAAGTAAATAAGAAAAATATGATAACGGCTAGCAATGAGCCACTCCAGGCAAACAGCCTATTTAAGAAAGAAATCAATGATGACTCGATTAGTAACCAACAATACCTAGTGAGAACATCAAGATTGCCTCCAAAGAAGATTCCATCCTCTAAGGATGCGTGTAAACCAGGATTCCTACCTCTTTTTAAGTCAACCTGCTCATCAGTGATTTCTCGCTGTTCTTCAGTCTTATACAAACTGCACAGCTCAGAAGATGCGATCATATTTTTTAATACAAGAAAGTACAACCCATTACCTAATAGTAATGATGCACTTACACAAGATCCAACAGCTTTATTGGTAGACTACTGTAAATACCCAGAAGATGATTTCCTGTCAATTACAGCTACAACTTTTACTAAGGAAAGTG